ttgatgcttttgaactgtggtgttggagaagagtctcaagagtcccttggactgcaaggagatccatgcagtccatcctaaagaaaatcagtcctgaatattcataggaaggactgatgttgaagttgaaactccaatcctttggccatctgatgcgaagaactgactgactcatttgaaaagactctgatgctgggaaagactgagggtgggaggagaaggggacgacagaggatgagatggctggatggcatcaccgactcaatgaacatgagtttgggtaaactccgggagttggtgatggacaggaaggcctggcgtgctgcagtccatggtgtcacaaagatgtagacacgactgagagacttaactgaactgaattgaactgaaggttGATTAATTTGTGCTCTTTGGCAGGTGAAGGCAAAATACAATTACTTTGGATCAAAATGTAAATacttaaaacaaagaaagaaagtaacAATCAGATTCAATTTTCAGTGCCAGTAGGAGGACATTTATTTAGgttcatggaaataaaaagacataagAAAATCACCAAAAAATCTTCACTGGATTTCCATATCAGAGAGATAAATTCAGTGGCCTCACAAGTGATTTGACAAGTTCCTTAAGCATGAAAAATAGATGTGCTGAAGAAAAAGGGAGGAGTGTTTGGAGAATATAATTTCCTGGGAGATTCTGAGTGATTACATTTAGAAGTGGGGGAGTTTGGAGAGAAGTTAGAACGTGGGCTCAGTATGCCTGATGTTTGCTTATGAAATTCAAGAGACCAGTTCTCTTGAACcctccatattttaaaaagaagctctgcaactgtggggagggaggaaatgaGGAAGCTGTATGTTCAAAGCAGAGATTCAGCAGCAAGAGGAGGGACAGCACACGGGGcgggggcaggtggagatgaCACAGGTGGGCCGATAGCAAGTGGTGTGGCAGGAGACCCGGCCACACACTGGGCGCAGGCAGCAGCTGGAGCCACAGCAAGAGGGGCGGCAGCAGCTGGAGATGCGGGAGCAGGTGGGCTGGCAGCACACAGACTGGCAGCACCGGGGCCTGCAGCAGCTGGAGATGCAGCAGGTAGGCCTGCAGCAGCTGGAACCACAGCTGGACCCACAGCAGGAGGGGCGGCAGCAGCTAGAGATGCAGCAGGTGGGGCgagggcaggtgggctggcagcaCACAGGCTGGCAGCACTGGGGCCTGCAGCAGCTGGAGATACAGCAGGTAGGCCTGCAGCAGCTGGAACCACAGCTGGAAACACAGCAGGAGGGGCGGTAGCAGCTAGAGATGCAGCAGGTGGGGCgagggcaggtgggctggcagcaGACCGGGCGGCAGCAGCTGGACACACCACAGCTGGGGCGGCAGCAGGTGGTCCTGCAGCAGGTGGTCTGGCAGCAGCTGGGCTGGCAGCAGGTCTCCTGGCAGAGACTTCGGCCACAGCTCTGGTCAGAGCAGACGGAGCCACAACAGGAGCTGACCATGGTGTCAGAGGGTGGAGGTTCTGTTGTTAATAGGAGAGTGAGGTTCTTGAGTCTGATCTTTCCTTGCCATCTGTCACTTTTATACCCTGCTGAGAACTACTTTGAGCATGTGCaggattattgttgttgtttttatctcACTAGAAAATCAGTTCATTTTTAGCAAATTATATAATTGTGTTTATCTGGTAAATATTCCTACAGTTAAAAATGGcacatttccttttcctcttgtaTTCTGAGCTATCTAATTTGGTTAAAGCCAAGTGAATCAGCACCCATATTTCTTCCCTTGTCTGATGTGTCCTTCAAGTAGACTCATTATAAGACATTGTTTTACTGGATTTCAcaagtttttatttatgtatttaactcCAGGATAATATGCTGAGAGTGAGGACTAAATCTCCTCTGCTGTCAAAGAGGTTAAGAGcaatcatatgaaatgctggtgGGAAAATAGGATTAAAGACCCATCTTAGATTAGGAGAGAGAACCACTCATGTACAATGAAGAATACTCTGATTCCTTTGGACTACTGGATGTTCAttaaggtgttcagttcagttcagtcgctcagtcagtccaactctttgcgaccacacaaattgcagcacgccaggcctccctgtccatcaccagctcccggaatttacccaaactcatgttcatcaagtcggtgatgccaagcaaccatctcatcctctgtcatccccttctcctgcccccaatccctcccagcatcagggttcttctcaatgagtcaactcttcacatgaggtggccaaagtatgggagtttcagctttagcatcag
The DNA window shown above is from Bos javanicus breed banteng chromosome 19, ARS-OSU_banteng_1.0, whole genome shotgun sequence and carries:
- the LOC133231613 gene encoding keratin-associated protein 4-7-like, which produces MVSSCCGSVCSDQSCGRSLCQETCCQPSCCQTTCCRTTCCRPSCGVSSCCRPVCCQPTCPRPTCCISSCYRPSCCVSSCGSSCCRPTCCISSCCRPQCCQPVCCQPTCPRPTCCISSCCRPSCCGSSCGSSCCRPTCCISSCCRPRCCQSVCCQPTCSRISSCCRPSCCGSSCCLRPVCGRVSCHTTCYRPTCVISTCPRPVCCPSSCC